Proteins encoded together in one Paracidovorax wautersii window:
- a CDS encoding MG2 domain-containing protein — MKQEHNNKVRLLRGALLAWGLAATALSAQALTVVSFSPQGEVARIRQAVAKFDSAAVNFGDPKAPAPFTVNCGDTEAGKGTGRWTSEREWVYDFQSDMPPGVRCTATVKAGFKSASGAALTGATSYAFNSGGPFVQSVRPGTYQEIDEEQFFVLQFNGAATTASVQENVWCAADGVGERIPVRLIEGTQRQELLQSQGLKPAAEKQPQRYATLACNRRLTSGSQMQLVFGKGVATPSGVANAVERRFSYKVRQPFSAEFTCERENAQAACLPIRPLRLSFNAPVPRKLAEGIRLQSDKETLKPQVDGEGDGDTVVTGVEFKPPFTAQTAFTLQLPRDFKDASGRTLRNADSFPLKVGTGAMPPLAKFAASPFGIVERFAEGPQGPALLPVTLRNVEADLRVQGLQPGQTLDASKVATLQPKSDADIIAWFRKVRRYDSYQIQRSEARRDVKGALPAVLEDSDKNYVQTRMLSLLSGQGGVKTLDIPKPANGDPRPFEVVGIPLPAGFHVVEIASPMLGQSLLDERHGAGRTMYVRTTALVTNLGVHFKLGRENAVAWVTTLDKGQVVPNAQVRVSGCDGRELATATTNAQGVATFEGLSPQAPSCRGNDWMQAYFVSARVAGADGVQDMAFTWSDWQRGIEPWRFNVPTSSDPRPDEIAHTIFDRTLLRAGETVSMKHVLRSQNRQGFGLPDSEPATLVITHVGSGQQFTQPVTWRKTATGGPSAENTFAVPPAAKLGVYDVELRGAGGRERSFSSGQFRVEEFRLPVLEGRVAPAEKKPLVRVRSVPTDVQINYVSGGGAANLPVRVSALVRGKSLQYADFDAFSFSPPRKRDPNGNAGSSSSSDDEEATASDDARVIADKLPLTLDKNGAGKVAIDNVPQSAQPQELVLEATYADPSGEVQTLRSTQPLWPAAVVAGIKTEGWVSAAQKIRFQALALGLDGKIQADVPLSVQAIARITTTSRKRMVGGFYSYDNKTETKDLGTVCTGKSDSRGLLLCETKLDEAGEVELVVTARDKDGNEARAASSVWVTRQGELWFGGEDHDRIDLLPEKKSYQPGETAKLQVRMPFRQATALVSIEREGIIDTRVVQLNGQDPTVNVKIEEGWGPNVYVSVLALRGRLREVPWYSFFTWGFKAPREWWSAFWYEGKEYVAPTAMVDLSKPAYRLGLAELKVGTKAHQIDVKVAADKESYPVRGKAQVTITATLPDGKPAANAEVALAAVDQALLELMPNTSWNLLDAMLQRRAWGVETSTAQMEIIGRRHYGKKAVPAGGGGGRAQTRELLDTLLLWQPAIQLDANGQARVTVPLNDALTTFKIVAVADASTGLFGTGSTSIRATQDLQIISGLPPLVREDDQFRAQLTLRNTTKAAMKVEVAPRATLLNLDKQTVDIPAGESREVAWNVTAPAQLAQTRAEAILWEIEARDTVGGARDALKASQRIIPAVPLTVQQATLVQVDGSFNLDVNPPADALPGRGGLKMSLQPKLAEGLPGVRDWFANYPFACLEQKTSKAVGLRDGKLWQTVVGQLPTYLDSDGLASYFPPQAGSSNRGSDTLTAYLLAATHEASGLHPEFALPDEARAPMERGLIAFVEGRIQRDFWSPRKDLDMRKLAAIEALSRYGKATGRMLGSITIAPNQWPTHTVIDWLNILKRVQDVPQREQRLAEAQQVLKARLSYQGTKLIFSTEQDDYWWWLMQSGDVNTARLMLAVMDDPAWKDDMGRLANGFISRQQGGAWHTTTANLWGGLALEKFSARFEATPVAGTTRAAMGGNSASVDWAKVERVKTTDATGAAHQTTWFGAPAAPGNLKNNGMFLPWSAAGGKENLAVTHQGPGKPWLTLQSVAAIQLKAPFAAGYAIKKTVTPVEQAVAGQYTRGDVLRVTLEVNASADMTWVAITDPIPGGATILGSGLGRDSEIATQGERKSGSGWLAYEERSFEAYRGYYEYLPKGSLKTEYTVRLNNVGDFALPPTRVEALYAPEMFGESPNARVKVAPAATR, encoded by the coding sequence ATGAAACAAGAACACAACAACAAGGTTCGGCTTTTGCGCGGCGCCCTGCTGGCCTGGGGCCTCGCCGCCACCGCGCTGTCTGCCCAGGCGCTCACGGTGGTCAGCTTCTCCCCGCAGGGCGAGGTGGCCCGCATCCGCCAGGCCGTGGCCAAGTTCGACAGCGCAGCCGTCAATTTCGGAGACCCCAAGGCACCGGCCCCCTTCACCGTGAACTGCGGCGACACCGAAGCCGGCAAGGGCACGGGCCGGTGGACCAGCGAGCGCGAATGGGTCTACGACTTCCAGAGCGACATGCCGCCCGGCGTGCGCTGCACGGCCACGGTCAAAGCAGGCTTCAAATCGGCCTCTGGCGCAGCATTGACGGGCGCAACCAGCTATGCATTCAATAGCGGTGGTCCGTTCGTGCAAAGCGTGCGGCCAGGCACCTACCAGGAGATCGACGAAGAGCAGTTCTTCGTGCTGCAGTTCAACGGCGCGGCCACCACGGCCAGCGTGCAGGAGAACGTCTGGTGCGCGGCCGACGGTGTGGGCGAGCGCATCCCCGTGCGCCTGATCGAGGGAACGCAGCGCCAGGAGCTGCTGCAGTCCCAGGGCCTGAAGCCGGCGGCCGAGAAGCAGCCGCAGCGCTACGCCACGCTGGCCTGCAACCGCCGGCTGACATCGGGCTCGCAGATGCAACTGGTGTTCGGCAAGGGCGTCGCCACGCCCAGCGGCGTAGCCAATGCGGTGGAGCGCCGCTTCAGCTACAAGGTGCGCCAGCCCTTCTCGGCAGAGTTCACCTGCGAGCGCGAGAACGCCCAGGCCGCGTGCCTGCCCATCCGGCCGCTGCGCCTGTCGTTCAACGCGCCCGTGCCGCGCAAGCTGGCCGAGGGCATCCGCCTGCAATCCGACAAGGAAACGCTCAAGCCCCAGGTGGACGGCGAGGGCGACGGCGACACGGTGGTCACCGGGGTGGAGTTCAAACCGCCCTTCACGGCGCAGACGGCCTTCACGCTGCAGCTGCCGCGCGACTTCAAGGACGCCTCGGGCCGCACGCTGCGCAATGCCGACAGCTTCCCGCTCAAGGTGGGCACGGGCGCCATGCCGCCCCTGGCCAAGTTCGCTGCCTCGCCCTTCGGCATCGTCGAGCGCTTCGCCGAAGGTCCGCAGGGCCCGGCGCTGCTGCCCGTGACCCTGCGCAACGTGGAGGCCGACCTGCGCGTGCAGGGCCTGCAGCCGGGCCAGACCCTGGATGCGTCCAAGGTGGCCACGCTGCAGCCCAAGAGCGACGCGGACATCATTGCGTGGTTCCGCAAGGTGCGCCGCTATGACAGCTACCAGATCCAGCGCTCCGAAGCACGCCGCGACGTGAAAGGCGCATTGCCCGCCGTGCTGGAGGACTCCGACAAGAACTACGTGCAGACCCGCATGCTGTCACTGCTCTCCGGGCAGGGCGGCGTCAAGACGCTCGACATCCCCAAGCCCGCCAACGGTGACCCGCGTCCGTTCGAGGTGGTCGGCATTCCGCTGCCGGCGGGCTTCCACGTGGTCGAGATCGCTTCGCCGATGCTGGGGCAGTCCCTGCTGGACGAACGTCACGGCGCCGGCCGCACCATGTACGTGCGCACCACCGCGCTGGTGACCAACCTGGGCGTGCACTTCAAGCTCGGGCGCGAGAACGCCGTGGCCTGGGTGACGACGCTCGACAAGGGCCAGGTGGTGCCGAACGCGCAGGTGCGCGTGTCCGGCTGCGATGGCCGCGAACTGGCCACCGCCACCACCAACGCCCAGGGCGTGGCCACCTTCGAGGGGCTGTCGCCGCAGGCGCCCTCGTGCCGCGGCAACGACTGGATGCAGGCCTACTTCGTCAGCGCCCGCGTGGCCGGCGCGGACGGCGTGCAGGACATGGCCTTCACCTGGAGCGACTGGCAGCGGGGCATCGAGCCGTGGCGCTTCAACGTGCCCACCAGCAGCGACCCCAGGCCCGACGAGATCGCCCACACCATCTTCGACCGCACGCTGCTGCGCGCCGGCGAGACGGTGTCCATGAAGCACGTGCTGCGCAGCCAGAACCGCCAGGGCTTCGGCCTGCCGGACAGCGAGCCGGCCACGCTGGTCATCACCCACGTGGGCAGCGGCCAGCAGTTCACGCAGCCCGTCACCTGGCGCAAGACCGCCACGGGCGGCCCGAGCGCCGAGAACACCTTTGCCGTGCCGCCGGCCGCCAAGCTGGGCGTGTACGACGTCGAGCTGCGTGGCGCGGGCGGGCGCGAGCGCAGCTTCAGCTCCGGCCAGTTCCGGGTGGAGGAGTTCCGCCTGCCCGTGCTGGAGGGCCGCGTGGCCCCGGCGGAGAAGAAGCCGCTGGTGCGCGTGCGCTCGGTGCCCACCGATGTGCAGATCAACTACGTGTCGGGCGGCGGCGCGGCCAATCTGCCGGTACGCGTGTCGGCCCTGGTGCGCGGCAAGTCGCTGCAGTACGCCGACTTCGACGCGTTCAGCTTCAGCCCGCCGCGCAAGCGCGACCCCAACGGCAACGCCGGCAGTAGCAGCAGCAGCGACGACGAGGAGGCCACCGCCAGCGACGACGCCCGCGTGATCGCCGACAAGCTGCCCCTCACGCTCGACAAAAACGGCGCCGGCAAGGTCGCCATCGACAACGTGCCGCAGTCCGCCCAGCCGCAGGAGCTGGTGCTGGAAGCCACCTACGCCGACCCGAGCGGCGAAGTGCAGACGCTGCGCAGCACGCAGCCGCTGTGGCCCGCGGCCGTGGTGGCCGGCATCAAGACCGAAGGCTGGGTGTCGGCCGCGCAGAAGATCCGTTTCCAGGCGCTGGCGCTGGGGCTGGATGGCAAGATCCAGGCCGACGTGCCCTTGTCCGTGCAGGCCATCGCCCGCATCACCACCACCAGCCGCAAGCGCATGGTGGGCGGCTTCTACAGCTACGACAACAAGACCGAGACCAAGGACCTGGGCACGGTGTGCACGGGCAAGAGCGACAGCCGCGGCCTGCTGCTGTGCGAGACCAAGCTCGACGAAGCGGGCGAGGTGGAGCTGGTGGTAACCGCGCGCGACAAGGACGGCAACGAGGCCCGCGCGGCGTCGTCCGTCTGGGTCACGCGCCAGGGCGAGCTGTGGTTCGGCGGCGAGGACCACGACCGCATCGACCTGCTGCCCGAGAAGAAGAGCTACCAGCCCGGCGAGACCGCCAAGCTCCAGGTGCGCATGCCGTTCCGCCAGGCCACGGCGCTGGTGTCCATCGAACGCGAGGGCATCATCGACACGCGCGTGGTGCAGCTCAACGGGCAGGACCCGACGGTCAACGTGAAGATCGAGGAAGGCTGGGGCCCCAACGTCTACGTGAGCGTGCTGGCCCTGCGCGGCCGCCTGCGCGAGGTCCCGTGGTACAGCTTCTTCACCTGGGGCTTCAAGGCGCCGCGCGAATGGTGGAGCGCCTTCTGGTACGAAGGCAAGGAGTACGTTGCGCCCACGGCCATGGTGGACCTGTCCAAGCCCGCCTACCGCCTGGGCCTGGCGGAACTGAAGGTGGGCACCAAGGCGCACCAGATCGACGTGAAGGTGGCGGCCGACAAGGAAAGCTACCCCGTGCGCGGCAAGGCGCAGGTGACCATCACCGCCACGCTGCCTGACGGCAAGCCCGCGGCGAATGCCGAGGTGGCGCTGGCCGCGGTGGACCAGGCCCTGCTGGAGCTGATGCCCAACACCAGCTGGAACCTGCTGGATGCCATGCTGCAGCGCCGCGCCTGGGGTGTGGAGACCTCCACCGCGCAGATGGAAATCATCGGCCGGCGCCACTACGGCAAGAAGGCCGTGCCCGCCGGCGGCGGCGGCGGCCGCGCGCAGACGCGCGAGCTGCTGGACACGCTGCTGCTGTGGCAGCCCGCCATCCAGCTTGACGCCAACGGCCAGGCCAGGGTGACGGTGCCTCTGAACGATGCGCTCACCACCTTCAAGATCGTGGCCGTGGCAGACGCGTCCACGGGCCTGTTCGGCACGGGCAGTACCAGCATCCGCGCCACGCAGGACCTGCAGATCATCAGCGGCCTGCCCCCGCTGGTGCGCGAGGACGACCAGTTCCGCGCCCAGCTCACGCTGCGCAACACCACCAAGGCGGCCATGAAAGTGGAGGTGGCGCCGCGCGCCACGCTGCTGAACCTGGACAAGCAGACGGTGGACATTCCCGCAGGCGAGTCGCGCGAGGTGGCATGGAACGTCACCGCGCCCGCCCAGCTGGCGCAGACGCGTGCCGAGGCCATCCTGTGGGAGATCGAGGCGCGCGACACCGTCGGCGGCGCCCGCGACGCGCTCAAGGCCAGCCAGCGCATCATCCCAGCCGTACCGCTCACGGTGCAGCAGGCCACGCTGGTGCAGGTGGACGGCAGCTTCAACCTGGACGTGAACCCACCGGCCGATGCGCTGCCGGGCCGTGGCGGCCTCAAGATGTCGCTGCAGCCCAAGCTGGCCGAAGGCCTGCCGGGCGTGCGCGACTGGTTCGCCAACTACCCCTTCGCCTGCCTGGAGCAGAAGACCAGCAAGGCCGTGGGCCTGCGCGACGGCAAGCTGTGGCAGACGGTGGTGGGCCAGCTGCCCACCTACCTGGACAGCGACGGCCTGGCGAGCTACTTCCCGCCGCAGGCGGGCAGCAGCAACCGCGGCAGCGACACGCTCACCGCGTACCTGCTGGCGGCCACGCACGAGGCGTCCGGCCTGCACCCCGAGTTCGCCCTGCCCGACGAGGCCCGCGCGCCTATGGAGCGCGGCCTGATCGCCTTCGTCGAAGGCCGCATCCAGCGCGACTTCTGGAGCCCGCGCAAGGATCTGGACATGCGCAAGCTGGCGGCCATCGAGGCACTGTCGCGCTATGGCAAGGCCACGGGCCGCATGCTGGGCAGCATCACCATCGCGCCCAACCAGTGGCCCACGCACACGGTGATCGACTGGCTCAACATCCTGAAGCGGGTGCAGGACGTGCCCCAGCGCGAGCAGCGCCTGGCCGAGGCGCAGCAGGTGCTCAAGGCCCGCCTGAGCTACCAGGGCACCAAGCTGATCTTCAGCACCGAGCAGGACGACTACTGGTGGTGGCTGATGCAGAGCGGCGACGTGAACACCGCACGCCTGATGCTGGCCGTGATGGACGACCCGGCCTGGAAGGACGACATGGGCCGCCTGGCCAACGGCTTCATCAGCCGCCAGCAGGGCGGGGCGTGGCACACCACCACGGCCAACCTGTGGGGCGGGCTGGCGCTGGAGAAGTTCAGCGCCAGGTTCGAGGCCACGCCCGTCGCCGGCACCACCCGCGCGGCCATGGGCGGCAACAGCGCCAGCGTGGACTGGGCCAAGGTGGAGCGCGTGAAGACGACGGATGCCACCGGCGCCGCACACCAGACCACCTGGTTCGGCGCGCCGGCGGCTCCGGGCAACCTGAAGAACAACGGCATGTTCCTGCCCTGGAGCGCCGCAGGCGGCAAGGAGAACCTGGCCGTGACGCACCAGGGCCCGGGCAAGCCGTGGCTCACGCTGCAGTCGGTGGCCGCCATCCAGCTGAAGGCGCCGTTCGCTGCGGGCTACGCCATCAAGAAGACGGTCACGCCGGTTGAGCAGGCCGTGGCCGGCCAGTACACGCGCGGCGACGTGCTGCGCGTGACGCTGGAGGTGAACGCCAGCGCCGACATGACCTGGGTGGCTATCACCGACCCGATCCCGGGCGGCGCGACCATCCTGGGCAGCGGCCTGGGCCGCGACTCCGAGATCGCCACGCAGGGCGAGCGCAAGTCCGGCAGCGGCTGGCTGGCGTACGAGGAGCGCAGCTTCGAGGCCTACCGGGGCTACTACGAGTACCTGCCCAAGGGCAGCCTCAAGACCGAGTACACGGTGCGCCTGAACAATGTGGGCGACTTCGCCCTGCCGCCCACGCGGGTCGAGGCGCTGTACGCGCCCGAGATGTTCGGCGAGTCGCCCAATGCCCGTGTGAAGGTGGCCCCGGCCGCCACGCGCTGA
- a CDS encoding outer envelope protein — MTKTTSTSPAVRLAQGVIATAALAGASLAGAATWSDTHIGYRYGTDFAEPFVGDGIAKNIVNIGHASGYKYGTNFFNVDFLMADSKNTNSHEAYVVYRNTLDFSKVSGQDLGIGPARSFGFTAGFDWNTKTGDVYQSRKRMLVFGPTVMFDVPGFLNASVLVLRESNRPATLPAGRDRYSYKAHPMLNLAWGMPVGSTGLAFEGYLNWIAAKGKNEFGGNTSAEFNFDGMLMYDVSPLVKAEPKTLRVGVGYQYWRNKFGNPKNVNGSKASTPMIRAEYHF; from the coding sequence ATGACCAAGACAACATCGACTTCCCCCGCCGTCCGGCTGGCCCAGGGCGTCATCGCCACCGCCGCTCTGGCCGGCGCCTCCCTGGCCGGCGCGGCCACCTGGAGCGACACCCACATCGGCTACCGCTACGGCACCGACTTCGCCGAGCCCTTCGTGGGCGACGGCATCGCCAAGAACATCGTCAACATCGGCCACGCCAGCGGCTACAAGTACGGCACGAACTTCTTCAACGTCGACTTCCTGATGGCGGATTCCAAGAACACGAATTCGCACGAGGCCTACGTCGTCTACCGCAACACGCTCGATTTCAGCAAGGTCTCCGGCCAGGACCTGGGCATCGGCCCGGCCCGCAGCTTCGGCTTCACTGCAGGCTTCGACTGGAACACCAAGACCGGCGACGTCTACCAGTCCCGCAAGCGCATGCTGGTGTTCGGCCCGACGGTGATGTTCGATGTGCCCGGCTTCCTGAACGCCAGCGTGCTGGTGCTGCGCGAGAGCAACCGCCCGGCCACGCTGCCCGCTGGTCGTGACCGCTACAGCTACAAGGCGCACCCCATGCTCAACCTGGCCTGGGGCATGCCCGTGGGCAGCACCGGCCTGGCCTTCGAGGGCTACCTGAACTGGATCGCCGCCAAGGGCAAGAACGAGTTCGGGGGCAATACCTCGGCCGAGTTCAACTTCGACGGCATGTTGATGTACGACGTGAGCCCCCTCGTCAAGGCCGAGCCCAAGACGCTGCGGGTCGGCGTGGGCTACCAGTACTGGCGCAACAAGTTCGGCAACCCCAAGAACGTCAACGGATCGAAGGCCAGCACGCCCATGATCCGCGCCGAATACCACTTCTGA
- a CDS encoding nuclear transport factor 2 family protein: MSAQSPELPDDLGALQATLRALEIELHHPGAACTAQRLEQLLHPEFHEVGRSGLPYDRATVLRYLAHRPAVPPVQSHGFAVSRLGPDVALLTYRSTEHREGLGAPPVHTWRSSLWVRSAAGWQLRYHQGTPAAAGH, from the coding sequence TTGAGCGCGCAGTCACCCGAGTTGCCGGACGATCTCGGCGCCCTGCAGGCCACGCTGCGCGCGCTGGAGATCGAGTTGCACCATCCGGGCGCAGCCTGTACCGCGCAGCGGCTGGAGCAGTTGCTGCACCCTGAATTCCACGAGGTGGGCCGGTCCGGCCTGCCGTATGACCGCGCCACGGTGCTGCGCTACCTGGCGCATCGGCCCGCGGTGCCCCCGGTGCAGTCGCACGGCTTTGCGGTCAGCCGCCTGGGGCCGGACGTGGCGCTGCTCACCTACCGCAGCACAGAACACCGCGAGGGCCTTGGCGCGCCGCCCGTGCACACCTGGCGCTCGTCGCTGTGGGTGCGCTCGGCGGCAGGCTGGCAGCTGCGCTACCACCAGGGCACCCCGGCGGCGGCCGGTCACTGA
- a CDS encoding methylglyoxal synthase, which produces MLMGLAANRLHHRSQDSALFALLRACEPGIRELQLGLHAVGRTHDAIVAAGMLRGYRSLVRYPYGREGGLMKLVAEVVGMPHEEGRTLDGAIYLTDPVDPSSIFPEALALKRQCVIHGKPFLSTVASARDWIEMERIHAGLPADRQADDLHDHAEQTLALIAHDALKEAMVAFADRHFDVLSRFRRRVATGTTGQRLNELAWSKGWPAGTPWVDRYQSGPLGGDAQIADLVLARRCQRAIFFEDPHVARQHEADIQLLERAVTTRSHDAVCTTSPRVAERWCEAARLRQAR; this is translated from the coding sequence ATGCTGATGGGCCTTGCCGCCAATCGTTTGCACCACCGCTCGCAAGATTCCGCCCTGTTCGCGCTGCTGCGCGCCTGTGAGCCCGGCATCCGCGAGCTGCAGCTCGGCCTGCACGCCGTGGGGCGCACGCACGATGCCATCGTCGCCGCGGGCATGCTGCGGGGCTACCGTTCGCTGGTGCGCTACCCGTATGGCCGCGAAGGCGGTCTGATGAAGCTGGTGGCCGAGGTGGTCGGCATGCCGCACGAGGAAGGGCGCACGCTGGACGGCGCCATCTACCTCACCGACCCGGTGGATCCGTCCTCCATCTTCCCCGAGGCGCTGGCGCTCAAGCGCCAGTGCGTGATCCACGGCAAGCCCTTCCTTTCCACCGTGGCCAGCGCGCGCGATTGGATCGAGATGGAGCGCATCCATGCCGGCCTGCCTGCGGACCGCCAGGCCGACGACCTGCACGACCACGCCGAGCAGACGCTGGCCCTGATCGCGCACGACGCGCTCAAGGAGGCCATGGTGGCCTTTGCCGACCGCCACTTCGACGTGCTCAGCCGCTTCCGCCGCCGCGTGGCCACTGGCACCACGGGCCAGCGCCTCAACGAACTGGCCTGGAGCAAGGGCTGGCCCGCCGGCACGCCCTGGGTGGACCGCTACCAGAGCGGCCCGCTGGGCGGCGACGCGCAGATCGCCGACCTGGTGCTGGCGCGCCGCTGCCAGCGTGCCATCTTCTTCGAGGACCCCCACGTCGCTCGCCAGCACGAGGCCGACATCCAGCTGCTGGAGCGGGCCGTCACCACCCGCTCGCACGACGCCGTCTGCACCACCTCCCCGCGCGTGGCCGAACGCTGGTGCGAGGCCGCGCGCCTGCGCCAGGCGCGCTGA
- a CDS encoding VOC family protein — translation MIDHIGIAASDFQRSRAFYAQALAPLGCTLLMEVTAEQSGAHAHAGFGVAPKPDFWISDGPAMQTRVHVAFRAPSRAQVDAFHAAALAAGGRDNGAPGLRPHYHPHYYGAFVLDPDGHNIEAVCHDPA, via the coding sequence ATGATCGACCACATCGGCATCGCCGCTTCCGACTTCCAGCGCAGCCGCGCCTTCTATGCGCAGGCGCTGGCGCCCCTGGGCTGTACGCTGCTCATGGAGGTGACGGCCGAGCAGAGCGGCGCCCATGCGCACGCAGGTTTCGGCGTGGCCCCCAAGCCCGACTTCTGGATCAGCGACGGCCCGGCCATGCAGACGCGGGTGCATGTGGCCTTCCGTGCACCATCCCGTGCGCAGGTCGATGCCTTCCATGCCGCCGCGCTGGCGGCCGGCGGGCGTGACAACGGCGCGCCCGGCCTGCGTCCGCATTACCACCCGCACTACTACGGCGCCTTCGTGCTCGACCCGGACGGCCACAACATCGAAGCCGTGTGCCACGACCCCGCATGA
- the pbpC gene encoding penicillin-binding protein 1C, with the protein MTVAPEGSQRPRAWAWLARAAAVAVAWTALVPAAQALPSYDEVRRDFRPSDTQVLSREGEVVQRLRTDATVRRGQWVPLADVSPALRTALVLSEDKRFYEHSGVDWRAASAAAWGNLWNQRTRGASTLTMQLAGLLDGDWRQGPGGRSVTQKIGQTVAAQVLDRRWRKDQILEAYLNLVPFRGEIVGIDALSRTLFGKAAHGLDEREAAVAAALVRAPNARAALVAQRACGVLRAMQPGGGAPADCDALDLFTTAALQRRAFDATDGIAPHFARQLLRELPAGQPAAPAGLRSTLSAPLQRVAVQSLTQHLRELRGRNVEDGAIVVLDNATGEVLAWVGSSGALSQAGEVDGVLALRQPGSTLKPFLYGQAFAEKRLTAASLIEDSPAHIPTASGLYIPQNYDRQFKGWVSARTALAASLNVPAVRTLVMVTPDAFFDQLRALGMPLRESGGYYGFSLALGSAEVPLLQLTNAYRALANGGVAAPVAPLRAAVPVPRRVPAAAGAAAGQAPAPAGGRRVLDAGAAFIVGDILSDGNARARTFGTDSVLATRFWSAVKTGTSKDMRDNWAVGWSQRYTVGVWVGNASGAAMHDVSGTSGAAPIWAEVMGWLHRSTPSRAPRPPQGLVQTAVRFGPHGGQDGWIESARQDWFLPGTQQTLFAIDSGADGAGRTGAASQKGSEIMADATAAARILSPAPGTIVALDPDIPPARQRLQFVASGAPRGAVRWRMDGKVVAQGPRWAWLPWPGRHRVELVDARGQVLDQVQIEVRGAGVRGAAAAAAPAAGPATAQR; encoded by the coding sequence ATGACGGTTGCTCCGGAAGGTTCGCAACGGCCCCGGGCGTGGGCCTGGCTGGCGCGCGCCGCGGCCGTGGCGGTTGCCTGGACGGCCCTGGTCCCGGCGGCGCAGGCCCTGCCGTCGTATGACGAGGTGCGCCGCGATTTCCGCCCGTCCGACACACAGGTCCTCTCGCGCGAGGGCGAGGTGGTGCAGCGCCTGCGCACCGACGCCACCGTGCGGCGCGGGCAGTGGGTGCCGCTGGCCGACGTGTCGCCCGCGCTGCGCACGGCGCTGGTGTTGAGCGAGGACAAGCGCTTCTACGAGCACAGCGGCGTGGACTGGCGGGCCGCCTCCGCCGCCGCCTGGGGCAACCTGTGGAATCAGCGTACGCGCGGCGCCAGCACGCTCACCATGCAGCTGGCCGGCCTGCTCGACGGCGACTGGCGGCAGGGCCCCGGCGGGCGCAGCGTGACGCAGAAGATCGGCCAGACGGTGGCGGCGCAGGTGCTGGACCGGCGCTGGCGCAAGGACCAGATCCTGGAGGCCTACCTCAACCTGGTGCCCTTCCGCGGCGAGATCGTCGGCATCGACGCGCTGTCGCGCACGCTGTTCGGCAAGGCCGCCCACGGCCTGGACGAGCGCGAGGCCGCCGTGGCCGCGGCCCTGGTGCGCGCGCCCAATGCCCGCGCCGCGCTGGTGGCCCAGCGCGCCTGCGGGGTGCTGCGTGCGATGCAGCCGGGCGGTGGCGCCCCTGCGGACTGCGACGCGCTGGACCTGTTCACCACCGCGGCCCTGCAGCGCCGCGCCTTCGACGCGACGGACGGCATCGCCCCGCACTTCGCGCGCCAGCTGCTGCGGGAGCTGCCGGCCGGGCAGCCCGCCGCGCCCGCCGGCCTGCGCTCCACCTTGAGCGCGCCGCTGCAGCGCGTGGCCGTGCAGTCGCTCACGCAGCACCTGCGCGAGCTGCGCGGGCGCAACGTGGAGGATGGCGCCATCGTGGTGCTGGACAACGCCACGGGAGAGGTGCTGGCCTGGGTGGGCTCGTCCGGCGCCCTCAGCCAGGCGGGGGAGGTGGACGGCGTGCTGGCGCTGCGCCAGCCGGGCTCCACGCTCAAACCCTTCCTGTACGGCCAGGCGTTCGCCGAGAAGCGGCTCACGGCCGCCTCGCTCATCGAGGATTCGCCCGCCCACATTCCCACGGCCAGCGGCCTGTACATCCCGCAGAACTACGACCGGCAGTTCAAGGGCTGGGTGTCCGCGCGCACGGCGCTGGCGGCCTCGCTCAACGTGCCGGCCGTGCGCACGCTGGTGATGGTCACGCCCGACGCGTTCTTCGATCAGCTGCGCGCGCTCGGGATGCCGCTGCGCGAATCCGGCGGGTACTACGGCTTCAGCCTGGCGCTGGGCAGCGCCGAAGTGCCGCTGCTGCAGCTCACCAACGCCTACCGCGCGCTGGCCAACGGCGGCGTGGCGGCGCCGGTGGCCCCGCTGCGGGCCGCAGTGCCGGTGCCCCGCAGGGTGCCCGCGGCGGCCGGCGCTGCGGCGGGCCAGGCGCCGGCGCCGGCGGGCGGCCGGCGCGTGCTGGACGCGGGCGCGGCCTTCATCGTGGGCGACATCCTCTCCGACGGGAATGCGCGTGCGCGCACCTTCGGCACCGACAGCGTGCTCGCCACGCGCTTCTGGTCCGCCGTGAAGACCGGCACCAGCAAGGACATGCGCGACAACTGGGCCGTGGGCTGGTCGCAGCGCTACACCGTGGGCGTGTGGGTGGGCAACGCCAGCGGCGCGGCCATGCACGACGTGAGCGGCACCAGCGGCGCCGCGCCCATCTGGGCCGAAGTGATGGGCTGGCTGCACCGCAGCACGCCCAGCCGCGCGCCCCGGCCGCCGCAGGGGTTGGTGCAGACGGCGGTGCGCTTCGGTCCGCACGGCGGGCAGGACGGCTGGATCGAGAGCGCCCGGCAGGATTGGTTTTTGCCCGGCACGCAGCAAACGCTGTTTGCTATCGATAGTGGAGCTGATGGCGCAGGCAGAACGGGCGCTGCAAGCCAAAAAGGCTCTGAAATCATGGCAGATGCCACCGCTGCGGCGCGCATCCTGAGCCCGGCGCCCGGCACCATCGTCGCGCTGGACCCGGACATTCCGCCTGCCCGCCAGCGGCTGCAATTCGTGGCCTCGGGCGCACCGCGCGGCGCCGTGCGCTGGCGCATGGACGGCAAGGTCGTCGCCCAGGGCCCGCGCTGGGCTTGGCTGCCGTGGCCGGGCCGCCACCGGGTGGAGCTGGTCGATGCCCGCGGCCAGGTGCTGGACCAGGTGCAGATCGAGGTGCGGGGCGCGGGCGTGCGCGGCGCGGCAGCGGCTGCTGCCCCCGCCGCCGGCCCGGCCACGGCGCAGCGCTGA